The DNA segment CCTGTGAGCTGTTATTTGAGCGAGATACCATGGCGTTGCCTCTTTCCTTTGTGATCATTTTGCCCTCCTCTAAAGTAGCGACCGCGGGGTAAAAAAAACTTTTAAATACCTAGTGCCTTTAATATGACGCGCTTGCGCCTCTGTCCATCAAACTCTGCGTAAAAAATCTGTTCCCAGGGACCAAGGTCAAGTTTGCCGGCAGTAACCGGCACCATCACCTGGTGATTGAGTAAAATCCGCTTGAGATGAGCATCTCCATTATCTTCGCCAGTCTGATGGTGATGATAAGCTGGATCTTGAGGAGCCAGTTTTTCGACCCAGGCATCGATATCTTTGATTAGACCGCTCTCCCAATCATTAATGTATACGCCGGCAGTGATATGCATCGCAGAGACCAGGATAAATCCTTCCTGCATGCCGCATTCGTCGAGAAAGTCTTTCACTTCATCGGTAATGCGAATATATTCGCGGCGCTTCTTTGTCTCAAACCACAAATACTTGGTATGAGCCTTCAGCCCGTCTTGCACCTTCATAGCATCTCCCTGGCACAATTTGCATAATAATAGCCCAACTCACCAAAAAGACTATGAGTTGATGTCCTCACGTAACTTTGACGCAATAGTGCCTGCTAAAGCCGCTTTTGACATTTACTGGATATGCGCTGGTAGGCGCAATAGGGCTTGCCAGACAGAAGGAGCGGTCTTATCAAGATTTTGTAAAGCTTCTATCGTTTTAGTGTAATCAAGAGAAGGTTGCTCCTGCAAGCGCCAGCCGCGCAGAGTGCTATCCCAGGTGCCAACCAGGCGCCTGGCAGTGCCTTCTATATCATTGCGAGCAACGGCTCTGAGCTGTGGCTCAAAGCTGTCAGCTTTGCCAGCCCTCATCAACTGCGTTAGTTCGGTACGCTGTCCAATATATAAAACAGTCTCCGGTCCACTTGAGATAATGCCGATATTGGTCGTGCCAATAATGTCATCAAGCCCAGGATAAGCACCCCTTTTAGGGCTGTGGGTATGAAAAGTGACAGTGTCTAATTTTTCGGAAGCAGGCAAATGACTGAGTCTAGTTTCGCTACCCGAGACCTGACGACTGAGCTTCATCGTAGCTAAATCAACTGTGCGACCGGTCTCAATACCCTGCCAGGGATGTTCGCTAGAGAGTATGCGAGACAGGCTAACTGTATCCATAGTGGCGCCGCGGTCGATATGGGCAGGCAATGAGCGCACACCAGGTCCCATAAAAGCGAGGCGATTTTTGACAGGGTCGACAATCATTGAGCCAGCTTCAGCATAGAGCCTGGGCACACCAACGACTTTGGTAGCACCAAAGCCTCCCACCACCATACCAGGCAGGGCTTCGGTGCTATCAGCCAGGGTGCGTCCGACTTTTGAAGCTGTATTTTGTGCAAGCATTTCCTGACTTTTGCGATCTGGAGCAGTGTTTGCTTTTGAGACAAATTGCTCAGTGCCGCTGCCCAGATCGTAGAGTCCTTTTGCCGCAAGCAAAGCAGCACCGGCATAGCCCAGACGTGGTGCCAGCTTAAAAGCGACAGTAAAACCGGCCCC comes from the Candidatus Obscuribacter sp. genome and includes:
- a CDS encoding YjbQ family protein, encoding MKAHTKYLWFETKKRREYIRITDEVKDFLDECGMQEGFILVSAMHITAGVYINDWESGLIKDIDAWVEKLAPQDPAYHHHQTGEDNGDAHLKRILLNHQVMVPVTAGKLDLGPWEQIFYAEFDGQRRKRVILKALGI